A single genomic interval of Capricornis sumatraensis isolate serow.1 chromosome 11, serow.2, whole genome shotgun sequence harbors:
- the CCN3 gene encoding CCN family member 3 yields the protein MRATGESLNMQGAQSPSLGLPKQCLCLAFLLLHLLGQVAAAERCPSSCPATCPAKPPTCAPGVRAVLDDCSCCLVCARQRGESCSVLLPCEESRGLFCDRRADPSAQTGICMAVEGDNCVFDGVIYQSGETFQPSCKYQCACQDGQVGCVPRCEEDLLLPQPDCPAPRKVKVPGECCEKWICDTKETGTLGGLQTLPAYRPEATLGVAVSDSSINCIEQTTEWSACSKSCGMGFSTRVTNRNPHCEMVKQTRLCMVRPCDQEHRQPTDKKGKKCLRSIKSLKAIHLQFENCTSLHTYKPRFCGICSDGRCCTPHNTKTIQVEFQCSPGQILKKPVMVIGTCTCHNNCPHSNSSFL from the exons ATGAGAGCTACAGGGGAAAGCCTGAACATGCAGGGTGCGCAGAGCCCGAGTCTCGGTCTGCCCAAGCAGTGCCTCTGCCTGGCTTTCCTGCTCCTCCATCTCCTGGGACAG GTCGCTGCGGCTGAGCGTTGCCCCTCCTCGTGCCCGGCCACGTGCCCCGCAAAGCCTCCGACCTGCGCCCCTGGGGTGAGAGCGGTGCTGGACGACTGCTCCTGCTGCCTCGTGTGCGCTCGGCAGCGCGGCGAGAGCTGTTCGGTGCTGCTGCCATGCGAGGAGAGCCGCGGCCTCTTCTGCGACCGCAGAGCGGACCCCAGCGCCCAGACTGGCATCTGCATGG CGGTAGAAGGAGACAACTGTGTGTTCGATGGAGTCATCTACCAGAGTGGGGAGACCTTCCAGCCAAGTTGCAAATACCAGTGCGCCTGCCAAGATGGACAGGTTGGCTGTGTGCCCCGCTGTGAAGAGGACTTGCTACTGCCCCAGCCCGACTGCCCAGCTCCCAGAAAAGTTAAAGTGCCAGGGGAGTGCTGTGAAAAGTGGATCTGTGACACCAAAGAGACGGGGACATTAGGGGGCCTCCAGACCCTTCCAG CCTACAGGCCAGAAGCCACTCTAGGAGTTGCAGTCTCGGACTCCAGTATCAACTGCATCGAACAGACCACAGAGTGGAGTGCATGTTCCAAGAGCTGTGGCATGGGTTTTTCCACCCGAGTCACCAACAGGAATCCTCACTGTGAAATGGTGAAGCAAACCCGGCTCTGCATGGTGCGGCCCTGTGACCAAGAGCACAGGCAGCCAACAGACAAG aaagggaaaaagtgtctCCGTAGCATCAAGTCACTCAAAGCCATCCACCTGCAGTTTGAGAACTGCACGAGCCTGCATACCTACAAGCCCAGGTTCTGTGGGATCTGTAGTGATGGCCGATGCTGCACTCCCCACAACACCAAAACCATCCAGGTGGAGTTCCAGTGCTCCCCAGGGCAGATCCTCAAGAAGCCAGTGATGGTCATTGGGACCTGCACCTGTCACAACAACTGTCCTCACAGCAACTCGTCTTTCCTCTAA